In Sulfurimonas hongkongensis, a single genomic region encodes these proteins:
- a CDS encoding cell division ATP-binding protein FtsE, producing the protein MDKVIIAQDLSLSYSNNETIINKANFSIDSGSFIFITGASGSGKSTLLKSLYGSLKAKQGSLIVGGVELRGVTTSKLNFLRRHIGIVFQDYKLVKEWTIEKNIMLPLIINGYEKGVTKSQVDSLLKHVRLKHQAGKYPLELSGGEQQRVAMARALAHNPILILADEPTGNLDDYSSQLIWNLLEGANEQLNTTVIVVTHNIPRNLNVDYKHYNIEYGSIHEVI; encoded by the coding sequence ATGGATAAGGTAATAATAGCACAAGATTTATCTCTCTCATACTCAAACAATGAGACGATTATAAACAAGGCAAACTTCTCCATTGACTCTGGTAGTTTTATCTTTATAACTGGAGCTAGTGGAAGTGGAAAGTCAACTCTACTTAAATCTCTTTATGGCTCTCTAAAGGCCAAACAAGGGAGTTTGATAGTTGGTGGAGTAGAGCTTCGTGGTGTTACAACTTCTAAACTTAACTTCCTAAGAAGACATATTGGTATAGTTTTTCAAGACTATAAGCTTGTAAAAGAGTGGACAATTGAGAAAAACATTATGCTTCCTCTCATTATAAATGGATATGAAAAAGGTGTAACTAAAAGTCAAGTTGATTCACTTCTAAAGCATGTTAGACTCAAACATCAAGCAGGAAAATATCCACTAGAACTTAGTGGTGGAGAGCAACAAAGAGTTGCTATGGCTAGAGCACTAGCACACAACCCGATACTCATCTTAGCAGATGAGCCAACTGGTAACTTAGATGACTACTCATCTCAGCTTATATGGAACCTTTTAGAGGGTGCAAATGAGCAGTTAAACACTACCGTTATAGTTGTAACTCATAACATTCCAAGAAATTTAAATGTTGATTATAAGCACTACAACATAGAGTATGGGAGCATACATGAAGTCATTTAA
- the trmB gene encoding tRNA (guanosine(46)-N7)-methyltransferase TrmB: MPHLHIKEFKEIEFKKSHDGVSFNFAAKNIMHEDETLISVSVEGDDFFLLRKEEESKNLLKTDKLTRPASIHNVHKALLAYADFAKLEVISSNVPLKQKNIHLQTSNALRDISFFTDGFLDDKRISIEVGFGSGRHLLHQAKENRDILFIGIEIHRPSIEQVLKQVSIQNIDNLFVLDYDARLFLELVPSNIVEKIFVHFPVPWDKKPHRRVISTSFIEEARRVLRVDGRLELRTDSENYYAYSYKTFIAFDKIILHINKNRDIAISSKYEDRWKKMQKNIYDVTMINEEESDALLIEGSFDFSDVSISDDTLFALHGVTKKFDGGFIHFERVYRLDGGVMFRVSLGSFDRPEHLYIIVRDRVASYYPSLPLSSKSNLLAHKCLEEVFHG, translated from the coding sequence ATGCCACACCTTCATATAAAAGAGTTTAAAGAGATAGAGTTTAAAAAAAGTCATGATGGAGTCTCTTTTAATTTTGCCGCAAAAAATATTATGCACGAAGATGAGACTCTTATCTCAGTAAGTGTTGAAGGTGATGACTTTTTTTTGCTAAGAAAAGAAGAAGAGTCCAAAAATCTTTTAAAAACAGACAAGCTTACAAGGCCAGCTTCCATTCACAATGTGCATAAAGCACTTTTGGCTTATGCAGACTTTGCAAAGCTAGAAGTTATATCTTCAAACGTTCCTCTAAAACAGAAAAATATCCACTTGCAAACTTCAAATGCATTAAGAGATATTAGCTTTTTTACAGATGGCTTTTTAGATGATAAACGCATAAGCATAGAGGTGGGTTTTGGCTCTGGCAGACATCTTTTGCATCAGGCTAAAGAAAATAGAGATATTTTGTTTATAGGCATTGAGATTCATAGACCCTCCATCGAGCAGGTTTTAAAGCAAGTTAGTATCCAAAATATTGATAATTTGTTTGTGCTTGATTATGATGCAAGACTTTTTTTGGAACTCGTTCCATCAAACATAGTAGAGAAGATCTTTGTTCACTTTCCAGTTCCGTGGGATAAAAAACCACATCGTAGAGTAATCTCCACCTCTTTTATAGAAGAGGCTAGGAGAGTTTTAAGAGTTGATGGAAGATTAGAGCTTCGAACAGATAGTGAAAATTACTATGCTTACTCGTATAAGACTTTTATTGCGTTTGATAAAATCATACTTCATATAAACAAAAATAGAGATATCGCCATCAGCTCTAAGTATGAAGATAGATGGAAAAAAATGCAAAAGAACATTTATGATGTGACAATGATAAATGAAGAAGAATCAGATGCACTACTTATTGAGGGAAGTTTTGACTTTAGTGATGTGAGTATAAGTGATGATACGCTTTTTGCTCTTCATGGAGTTACAAAAAAGTTTGATGGCGGATTTATCCATTTTGAGAGAGTTTATAGACTTGATGGTGGTGTTATGTTTAGAGTCTCTCTTGGTAGTTTTGATAGACCTGAGCATCTCTACATAATCGTAAGAGACAGGGTGGCATCCTACTATCCATCACTTCCACTAAGCTCCAAGAGTAATCTTTTAGCACACAAATGTCTAGAAGAGGTTTTTCATGGATAA
- a CDS encoding fibronectin type III domain-containing protein: protein MKLQTLALFCAVSLLLFSGCGGISPKPSDETKIDKTLPIVKLTQNGVVEDMNSIAFEWNAITDERVKGIYVYKQRNNLEGSELRHYKTLENRFTTHFLDNDVIPNTSYTYSFKTFSKNAESQMSEMKIVSSLPVLQSVVWIKSIENMPRAAKIIWRPHANQKVKSYIIERKTLEEESWKRIATIDGRLNAEYIDTGLKDDYVYKYRVKVVTFDNITSTPSEIVQVVTKPLPNPVKHIVATTDLPRKIEINWEKSEAKDFARYHLYRSTSSNGSYELIAKLYNPTFTDIVEEDAKEYFYRVSVVEKNGLESIHNKISIQGITLMKPQTPSLLEAKLVNNKIEINWKNKDSRVVKYSVVKKSKTGWFDAKEEEFVDIKGLKFTDPEIGPNTTYYYKVYAIDAYGIKSKPSIEVQVKTPAGVRDNSKKEEITQDKPSRPVNKEVEVIVPTQDFN from the coding sequence ATGAAGTTACAAACACTAGCACTATTTTGCGCAGTTTCTCTACTACTATTTAGTGGTTGTGGTGGTATTTCACCAAAGCCAAGTGATGAAACTAAGATAGATAAAACACTACCCATAGTAAAGCTTACCCAAAATGGCGTAGTTGAAGATATGAACTCAATAGCTTTTGAGTGGAATGCTATAACAGATGAGAGAGTAAAAGGTATTTATGTTTATAAGCAAAGAAACAACCTAGAAGGTAGTGAACTTCGTCATTATAAAACTCTTGAAAATCGTTTTACAACTCACTTTTTAGACAATGATGTTATTCCAAACACAAGCTACACATATAGTTTTAAAACATTTTCTAAAAATGCAGAGTCGCAAATGAGCGAGATGAAGATTGTAAGCTCGCTTCCAGTTTTACAATCAGTTGTTTGGATAAAAAGTATAGAAAATATGCCAAGAGCTGCAAAAATAATCTGGAGACCACATGCAAACCAAAAGGTAAAATCATACATTATTGAGAGAAAAACCTTAGAAGAAGAGAGTTGGAAAAGAATTGCTACTATAGATGGAAGACTCAATGCTGAGTACATAGACACAGGACTAAAAGATGACTATGTTTATAAGTATCGTGTAAAAGTTGTGACATTTGATAATATCACATCAACACCTAGTGAGATAGTCCAAGTTGTGACAAAACCACTTCCAAACCCTGTTAAACACATCGTAGCTACTACTGATTTGCCAAGAAAGATAGAGATAAACTGGGAAAAATCTGAGGCAAAAGATTTTGCTAGATATCATCTTTATCGTTCAACGAGTTCAAATGGAAGTTATGAGCTTATTGCAAAACTTTATAACCCTACATTTACAGATATTGTAGAAGAAGATGCAAAAGAGTATTTTTATCGCGTGAGTGTAGTTGAAAAAAATGGACTTGAGAGTATTCATAATAAGATATCAATCCAAGGCATAACTCTTATGAAGCCTCAAACTCCATCTCTATTAGAAGCGAAGTTAGTGAACAACAAGATAGAAATAAATTGGAAAAACAAAGATAGCAGAGTTGTGAAATATAGCGTGGTTAAAAAATCTAAAACTGGTTGGTTTGATGCTAAAGAAGAGGAGTTTGTAGATATAAAAGGTTTAAAGTTTACTGACCCTGAGATAGGACCAAATACTACTTACTACTACAAAGTTTACGCCATAGATGCTTATGGAATTAAATCAAAACCTAGCATAGAAGTTCAAGTTAAAACACCAGCTGGTGTTAGAGATAACTCTAAAAAAGAAGAGATAACACAAGATAAACCTTCTAGACCTGTTAACAAAGAAGTAGAGGTAATTGTACCTACTCAAGATTTTAACTAA
- a CDS encoding RluA family pseudouridine synthase, producing the protein MSETKSFVCNEPQRLDAFLASQLEDTRSQIAALIKSGFVKVDDKSTIKTGLKLKEGQSVLIELVEAKHTKPQEIDFDVEILYEDDDILVINKPSGVTVHPAPSVKEPTLVDWLKHKGIRLSTISGQERHGIVHRLDKGTSGAMVVAKNNEAHEFLSLQLQDKSMGRYYLAVINPPLKEELTIIEKNISRSHHNRLKMACSNDGKSKTAKTMFKVLAHSSDEKFQLIACKLFTGRTHQIRVHLESINRHILGDHIYAQSPKMDKSERILLHAYIIYFTHPKSKEKLFFSASLDNATKEFIDKKFDMEQINEVTNTSTILRSFSTTI; encoded by the coding sequence ATGAGCGAGACAAAGAGCTTTGTTTGTAATGAACCACAAAGACTAGATGCATTTCTTGCATCACAACTAGAAGATACCCGCTCACAAATAGCAGCTTTGATAAAGAGCGGATTTGTAAAAGTAGATGATAAGTCTACTATAAAAACTGGACTAAAATTAAAAGAGGGACAGAGTGTTCTTATAGAGCTTGTAGAGGCAAAACACACCAAACCTCAAGAGATTGACTTTGATGTAGAGATACTCTATGAAGATGATGATATCTTAGTTATTAACAAACCAAGCGGAGTTACAGTCCATCCAGCGCCGAGTGTAAAAGAGCCTACTTTAGTTGACTGGCTAAAACACAAAGGTATAAGACTCTCTACTATCAGTGGGCAAGAGAGACATGGAATAGTTCACAGACTAGATAAAGGAACAAGTGGCGCTATGGTTGTGGCTAAAAATAATGAAGCCCATGAGTTTTTATCTCTTCAACTCCAAGACAAAAGTATGGGAAGATACTATCTCGCAGTTATAAACCCACCTCTAAAAGAAGAGTTGACTATTATAGAGAAAAATATCTCAAGAAGCCATCACAACAGACTTAAGATGGCTTGTAGTAATGATGGAAAATCAAAAACTGCAAAGACTATGTTTAAGGTTTTAGCACACTCTAGCGATGAAAAATTTCAACTTATCGCATGTAAACTCTTTACTGGAAGAACGCATCAGATAAGGGTTCATTTAGAGAGTATAAATCGTCATATCTTGGGTGATCACATCTATGCACAGAGTCCAAAAATGGACAAATCGGAACGCATATTGCTTCACGCTTATATAATATATTTTACTCATCCAAAAAGTAAAGAAAAACTTTTTTTTAGTGCGTCTTTAGATAATGCAACAAAAGAGTTTATAGATAAAAAATTTGATATGGAGCAGATTAATGAAGTTACAAACACTAGCACTATTTTGCGCAGTTTCTCTACTACTATTTAG
- a CDS encoding FtsW/RodA/SpoVE family cell cycle protein: protein MWRFDKRILAQFDFFSIILIIPLVVTSNWLIGEVVPALAQKQSAYVGVAVIAFLFVFLLPIRRMSWLIPLIYWANIALLFAVEFFGHSRLGAKRWINIPFIDATIQPSEFVKPALILMLAYLIHKNPPPPDGYRLKDFLKISFYILLPFTLIVKEPDLGTALVLMLIGYGVLFYIGVYWKIWITILATILLVSPLVFKFALHDYQKTRITDFLSEKPSYHVQQSIIAIGSGGLTGKSKDDATQTQMRFLPISTSDFIFAFLVERSGFLGALAIILIYVVLILHLMSLSIYNTDYFIKVVSISISFMIFIYMGVNISMTIGYAPVVGVPLPMFSYGGSSFINFMILFAIMQNLITFRYKDMYDVRGTKSFL, encoded by the coding sequence TTGTGGAGATTTGATAAGCGTATTTTAGCACAATTTGATTTTTTTTCTATTATCCTTATCATACCTCTTGTAGTAACTTCAAACTGGCTTATAGGAGAAGTAGTGCCGGCTCTTGCACAAAAACAGAGTGCTTATGTTGGAGTTGCAGTGATCGCGTTTTTATTTGTTTTTTTACTCCCTATCCGTAGAATGAGCTGGCTTATTCCTCTTATCTACTGGGCAAATATTGCTCTTTTGTTTGCAGTTGAATTTTTTGGACACTCAAGACTAGGTGCAAAGAGATGGATAAATATCCCTTTTATAGATGCAACCATACAGCCATCAGAGTTTGTAAAACCAGCTCTTATCCTTATGTTAGCCTACCTTATCCACAAAAACCCACCCCCCCCAGATGGATATAGACTAAAAGATTTTTTAAAGATAAGTTTTTATATTTTGCTACCATTTACTCTTATAGTTAAAGAGCCCGACCTAGGAACCGCCCTTGTTTTAATGCTCATCGGATATGGCGTACTTTTTTACATTGGAGTCTATTGGAAGATTTGGATAACAATTCTTGCTACTATCTTACTAGTTTCGCCTCTTGTTTTTAAGTTTGCTCTTCATGATTATCAAAAAACAAGAATAACAGACTTTTTAAGTGAAAAGCCATCATATCATGTACAACAGTCCATCATAGCCATAGGTTCAGGAGGATTAACAGGAAAGTCAAAAGATGATGCAACGCAGACTCAGATGAGATTTCTTCCCATCTCTACAAGCGATTTTATTTTTGCTTTTTTAGTCGAGAGAAGTGGCTTTTTAGGTGCTTTAGCTATCATACTTATATATGTTGTCTTAATTCTTCATCTTATGAGTCTTAGTATCTACAATACGGACTATTTCATAAAAGTAGTTAGCATCTCCATCTCTTTTATGATCTTTATATATATGGGAGTAAATATCTCTATGACAATAGGTTACGCCCCAGTTGTTGGAGTTCCTCTGCCTATGTTTAGCTATGGAGGAAGTAGTTTTATAAACTTCATGATTCTCTTTGCCATCATGCAAAATCTTATTACTTTTAGGTATAAAGATATGTATGATGTAAGAGGGACTAAGAGCTTTTTATAA
- a CDS encoding SIR2 family NAD-dependent protein deacylase, protein MAKVVILSGAGISAESGISTFRDSEGLWEHYDIKDICTAGCLETNRETTIEFYDKRRLDLADKEPNRAHRVIARLKAKYKDDIAIITQNVDDLFEKAGIAHEDIVHLHGYLTKVECEKCGLVYDIGYKKTQDSFNGKCPTCASGKIRPFIVMFGEAAPMYAKINQEIDDCELLVVIGTSGNVIAVDILSSYVDRTILNNLEPSITINDELYTKVLYKKATEAIDEIASEIEIFLEKRV, encoded by the coding sequence ATGGCAAAAGTAGTGATTTTAAGTGGCGCTGGGATAAGTGCTGAGTCTGGTATAAGTACTTTTAGAGATAGTGAAGGACTTTGGGAGCACTATGATATAAAAGATATCTGCACGGCTGGGTGTCTTGAGACAAACAGAGAGACGACTATAGAGTTTTATGATAAGAGAAGATTAGATTTAGCAGATAAAGAGCCAAACAGAGCACATAGAGTTATAGCAAGATTAAAGGCTAAATACAAAGATGATATAGCTATCATCACTCAAAATGTAGATGATCTTTTTGAAAAGGCGGGCATTGCACATGAAGATATAGTGCATCTGCATGGATATTTGACAAAAGTTGAGTGTGAGAAGTGTGGGTTGGTTTATGATATAGGTTATAAAAAAACACAAGATAGTTTTAATGGTAAATGCCCAACTTGTGCAAGTGGGAAAATCCGACCTTTTATTGTAATGTTTGGCGAAGCTGCTCCTATGTATGCCAAGATAAATCAAGAGATAGATGACTGTGAACTTTTGGTCGTCATAGGCACAAGTGGAAATGTTATAGCGGTAGATATTCTTAGCTCCTATGTGGATAGGACAATTTTAAACAATCTTGAGCCAAGTATTACTATAAATGATGAGTTATATACAAAAGTGCTATATAAAAAAGCAACAGAGGCAATAGATGAGATAGCTAGTGAGATAGAGATATTTTTAGAAAAAAGAGTTTAA
- a CDS encoding Fic family protein, translating into MRFLNERVFVHILDKVEVVSVAIGFEKVRYKSVPVSNIDKDIVNFLDYCNNSDENIYIKCAIAHLWFVSIYSYDEGNGRIARAITAYILLKHASGSEFKLYFVSTTINNNRKAYYTTLDKTTNLFYNRTFDITSWLI; encoded by the coding sequence GTGAGATTTTTAAACGAGAGAGTATTCGTTCATATTTTAGACAAGGTGGAAGTTGTATCTGTTGCAATTGGGTTTGAGAAAGTACGCTATAAATCGGTGCCAGTCTCAAACATAGATAAAGACATTGTAAACTTTTTAGACTACTGTAATAACAGTGATGAAAATATTTATATAAAATGTGCAATAGCCCATCTTTGGTTTGTATCTATCTATTCCTATGATGAAGGAAATGGAAGAATAGCAAGAGCTATTACAGCCTACATACTTTTAAAACACGCTTCAGGCAGTGAGTTTAAACTCTATTTTGTATCTACCACTATAAACAACAATAGAAAAGCATATTATACTACTCTAGACAAAACTACAAATCTCTTTTATAATAGAACTTTTGATATTACTTCTTGGCTTATTTAG
- the cas6f gene encoding type I-F CRISPR-associated endoribonuclease Cas6/Csy4 — MKYYIDIKLLGDTEISLGFIWQKVYAQMHLALVEHKDSDGMCRVGFAFPHYKEVFPLGDTLRLFSDAKEELSSLNTHERLKNLLDYVTISEIKKVPLNIGEYATFSRKQFKSNPIRLARRYAKRHEKTLEEALDVYSGMSAQETKLPFVMMKSNSSNQQMKIFIEKNICLKEQKGLFNPYGLSKTSTVPCF; from the coding sequence ATGAAATACTACATAGATATAAAACTACTAGGCGATACTGAGATATCACTCGGGTTTATTTGGCAAAAAGTTTATGCACAGATGCATTTAGCATTGGTCGAGCATAAAGATAGTGATGGTATGTGTAGAGTAGGTTTTGCTTTTCCTCACTATAAAGAAGTTTTTCCACTTGGAGATACACTTAGATTATTCTCAGATGCAAAAGAAGAATTGTCATCTTTAAATACACATGAGAGGTTAAAAAATCTTTTAGACTATGTAACAATAAGTGAGATTAAAAAAGTTCCACTTAACATTGGTGAATATGCAACCTTTAGCAGAAAACAGTTTAAATCAAATCCTATAAGATTAGCAAGAAGATATGCTAAAAGGCATGAAAAAACGCTAGAAGAGGCTCTAGATGTTTATAGCGGTATGAGTGCACAAGAGACTAAATTACCATTTGTAATGATGAAAAGTAACTCTTCAAACCAGCAGATGAAGATATTTATAGAAAAAAATATTTGTTTGAAAGAACAAAAAGGTTTATTTAATCCTTATGGCTTAAGCAAAACTTCAACTGTACCATGTTTTTAG
- the csy3 gene encoding type I-F CRISPR-associated protein Csy3 has translation MAKVKNAIASVLSFEKKLVPSDGYMYGTTWENRDKETPLKLVEKSVRGTISNRLKDAVKNDPLKLNAEVEKANLQTVDSCALGEEQDTLKLHFTLKVLGGIKEPSACNDATFLETYKNAVGAYIEQEKFSELGRRYALNLANARFLWRNRVGAEQIEVQVKDLKSQQVWTFDAKEFSIRSIESSHKGVISLGEKIASALASEDDFLMLDINCYAQVGKAQEVYPSEELVLDKGQSKKSKVLYTVDEVASMHSQKLGNALRSIDTWYSEYATENRPIAIEPYGAVTNLGRAFRTPKEKQDFFTFFDKFATGTTLDSKDEEHYVMAVLVRGGVFGESSKS, from the coding sequence ATGGCAAAAGTAAAAAATGCAATCGCATCTGTTTTATCGTTTGAGAAAAAGTTAGTACCATCTGATGGTTATATGTATGGAACAACTTGGGAGAACAGAGATAAAGAAACCCCTTTAAAATTGGTTGAAAAATCAGTAAGAGGAACAATAAGTAACCGCTTAAAAGATGCAGTGAAAAATGACCCTTTAAAGCTTAATGCTGAGGTAGAAAAAGCAAACCTGCAAACGGTAGATAGTTGTGCACTAGGAGAGGAACAAGATACGCTCAAGCTTCACTTTACTCTTAAAGTTTTAGGTGGCATCAAAGAGCCATCAGCGTGTAATGATGCTACTTTTTTAGAGACTTATAAAAATGCTGTAGGTGCGTATATTGAACAAGAAAAGTTTAGTGAACTAGGTCGTAGATATGCTCTAAATCTAGCTAATGCTCGCTTTTTATGGCGTAACCGTGTCGGAGCAGAGCAGATAGAAGTTCAAGTTAAAGATTTAAAAAGTCAGCAAGTATGGACATTTGATGCAAAAGAGTTTAGTATCCGCTCTATAGAGAGTAGCCATAAAGGTGTCATCTCATTAGGCGAGAAAATAGCCAGTGCATTAGCTAGTGAAGATGACTTTTTGATGTTAGACATAAACTGTTATGCACAAGTTGGAAAAGCACAAGAAGTTTATCCTAGTGAAGAGTTGGTTCTAGATAAGGGTCAAAGTAAAAAAAGTAAGGTTCTTTATACTGTTGATGAGGTAGCATCAATGCACTCCCAAAAACTAGGTAATGCTCTTAGAAGTATAGATACTTGGTATAGTGAGTACGCTACTGAAAATAGACCAATAGCCATAGAACCTTACGGAGCTGTTACTAATCTAGGTCGTGCTTTTAGAACACCAAAAGAGAAGCAAGACTTTTTCACTTTTTTTGATAAATTTGCTACAGGCACAACACTAGATAGTAAAGATGAAGAGCACTATGTCATGGCTGTTTTAGTTCGTGGTGGTGTTTTTGGCGAGAGTTCAAAGTCGTAA
- the csy2 gene encoding type I-F CRISPR-associated protein Csy2 produces MIRQLLLLPHIKVHNANALSSPFTIGFPAMTAWLGATHALQRKLNVDGFKELKFKATGVLSHKADLQTFKGVGDYVHSIVGTGNPLDKDGNRPSFIEEARIHLDVSLVIELDGLEKMEEERFLERVHHHLLGRMKMAGGDVLSCKKPTLSRLDDEEEDELVRFRKKLMPSYAIVERKDLMIEAMESGVDAVDAILDYLSLHHNCEEENEKIVWSSKRKVSGWLVPIAVGFQGISPIGKAKNQRDANTPHRFAESVVTLGEFKMPYKMTSIDEILWRYSYDEENSLYLCEQKK; encoded by the coding sequence ATGATACGACAATTATTATTATTGCCTCATATAAAGGTACACAACGCAAATGCACTCTCAAGCCCATTTACTATAGGTTTTCCAGCTATGACTGCATGGTTAGGTGCTACTCACGCCTTACAAAGAAAGTTAAATGTTGATGGCTTTAAGGAGCTGAAGTTTAAAGCAACTGGAGTGCTAAGTCATAAAGCAGATTTACAAACTTTCAAAGGTGTTGGAGATTATGTTCATTCTATTGTGGGAACAGGTAATCCTTTGGACAAAGATGGTAACCGCCCCTCATTTATAGAAGAAGCTCGAATACATCTTGATGTAAGTTTGGTTATTGAGCTTGATGGCTTAGAAAAAATGGAAGAAGAGCGATTTTTAGAGAGAGTACATCATCATTTACTAGGTCGTATGAAAATGGCAGGTGGAGATGTTTTATCATGTAAAAAACCTACATTGTCAAGGTTAGATGATGAAGAGGAAGATGAACTAGTCCGCTTTAGAAAAAAACTTATGCCGAGCTATGCTATTGTAGAGCGAAAAGATTTGATGATAGAAGCTATGGAGAGTGGAGTAGATGCAGTTGATGCTATATTAGATTATCTTTCATTACACCATAATTGCGAAGAAGAAAATGAAAAAATAGTTTGGAGTAGTAAGCGAAAAGTCTCAGGTTGGTTAGTTCCAATCGCTGTAGGTTTTCAAGGAATCTCGCCTATTGGAAAAGCTAAAAACCAAAGAGATGCAAATACTCCTCACCGTTTTGCAGAGAGTGTTGTAACTCTTGGAGAGTTTAAAATGCCATATAAAATGACATCAATAGATGAGATACTATGGCGTTATAGTTATGATGAAGAGAACTCTCTTTATCTTTGTGAACAAAAAAAGTAA
- the csy1 gene encoding type I-F CRISPR-associated protein Csy1 → MIEEVLSKFFDERKEIWMKKNQKSSMSDEEVIKLQADCEEALSLEKWLPDAAKRAGQISISTHPCTFSHPSSRKNKNGYVTPIIADAKRQNDGLLRSGNVEVESDALGNAAALDVHKFLNLVMSDGKKLISHIELESQLAKSILTIKNHTYESLRDGFLKMINSSNDLVTSEKIKQVYFPVNQDYHQLSILSNSGIMYHLKERINIMRFGDEVKEKRDKRKKAEYCESGYSEIYGLTTIGFGGTKPQNISVLNSKNGGKAYLLLSIPPVLKKRNIYFPKSNFFQDSIRAWEVSEIFDALHRLASTDYNNVDIRNGRIRRYGQLMDKIIEKMWTIRFVSIEQYYEKNSKLKSHQKIWLSHLYEEERDSEDAWLDKLEKEITRWIFQSYEKRTNKKFGIEEKKDIANLVHEHREALR, encoded by the coding sequence GTGATAGAAGAAGTATTATCTAAATTTTTTGACGAAAGAAAAGAGATTTGGATGAAAAAGAATCAGAAAAGTTCTATGTCTGATGAAGAGGTAATAAAACTTCAAGCCGATTGTGAGGAAGCACTATCACTAGAAAAATGGCTTCCTGATGCTGCAAAAAGAGCAGGGCAGATTTCTATATCTACACACCCTTGTACTTTTTCTCATCCAAGTTCAAGAAAAAATAAAAATGGCTATGTAACACCAATCATTGCAGATGCAAAGAGACAAAATGATGGACTACTTAGAAGTGGAAATGTAGAAGTTGAGAGTGATGCCTTAGGAAATGCAGCTGCCTTAGATGTTCATAAGTTTTTAAACCTTGTTATGAGTGATGGAAAAAAACTAATATCTCATATAGAGCTAGAGAGCCAGTTAGCAAAATCAATTTTGACTATTAAAAATCATACCTATGAGAGCTTAAGAGATGGTTTTTTAAAGATGATAAATTCATCAAATGATTTAGTTACAAGTGAGAAAATTAAGCAAGTCTATTTTCCTGTTAATCAAGACTACCACCAGCTCTCTATATTAAGTAATTCTGGGATTATGTATCATTTAAAAGAGCGTATTAATATTATGCGTTTTGGCGATGAGGTCAAAGAGAAGCGAGACAAAAGAAAAAAAGCAGAGTATTGTGAGAGCGGATATAGTGAAATTTATGGTTTAACCACTATAGGTTTTGGAGGAACAAAACCCCAAAATATTTCTGTTTTAAACTCTAAAAATGGAGGCAAGGCTTATTTACTACTCTCAATACCACCAGTACTAAAAAAGAGAAATATCTACTTTCCAAAAAGTAATTTCTTTCAAGATTCTATAAGAGCTTGGGAAGTTTCAGAAATTTTTGATGCATTGCATCGATTAGCTAGTACAGATTATAACAATGTTGATATTCGTAATGGTCGTATTCGTAGATATGGACAGTTAATGGATAAAATTATTGAGAAGATGTGGACTATTCGCTTTGTTTCTATAGAACAATATTATGAAAAAAACTCTAAATTAAAATCTCATCAAAAAATCTGGCTTTCGCATCTCTATGAAGAAGAACGAGACAGTGAAGATGCATGGCTAGATAAACTAGAAAAAGAGATAACTCGCTGGATATTTCAAAGCTATGAAAAAAGAACCAATAAAAAGTTTGGAATTGAAGAGAAAAAAGATATAGCAAACTTAGTACATGAACATAGGGAGGCACTACGATGA